In the Arachis stenosperma cultivar V10309 chromosome 8, arast.V10309.gnm1.PFL2, whole genome shotgun sequence genome, ATGCAGCATCAAAGGGTTTAACTGGAAATAATAAACTCACATATTAGCAAAACTattaacaagaaaattaaactcAATCACCACATATTTAAAGAACATCACTTTTACCTTGTTTAAAgctttcattttcttcttttttgaggcatttgcaatctgtttGTCCAACTTTGAACCTAGCCTATTTTTTGGATGTCATCTTGTTCGAACCCTTGGAGGACTTTGAAGCTCGTTAatggattccaagttggcatcTTCGTGAGATAACGAACATGTCCCCTTCCTTTTGACTTTCAGTTCTTCCATCGCAACCATGACTTTATCATAGGCACGATGCAGAATGGCAGTTAGTTCCTCCAATTCTGATGCAAATTCGTAAATATTTTGCGAACAAAACACCAATTCGTCAAATctcttgcttcttggctccaACAGTGGCTCGTCGTGactgctcttgatgtgtgtgtatcgcctctttaccttcttgctccatcgttcCAATATATATCTCGGTGGCACTTGGGTTACTCGTTCAAAGCTTAAAACACTTAGTGCGTGACGGCACAATATCCCTCTTgactcgaataataagcattggCATTTCACTTGGGCTGCTACTGAGTCGTAAGTAACCACAAACTTATTGAATATTGAGCTGAAAACTTGTTCTCCAACTTCGTATACTGAATAGCCTAGAGCGGAGTTCGTTAATCTTGTGATGCAATTCGCCTTCCCTCTGAATTGTGCTTGGACTTTCCTAAACTTTTGGTGAGTATACACAtgttgaaactgagcttcaatAGAGGATTTCGTTGCACACAGTATGACCGTGtgaaaatctgcagcatctgATTCTCTCTCTGTTTGTTCTCTGCTTTCGAGGCAAATATCATATTGTTTCACAAATTGGATAAGCGAGTTGTTCCGAGTAATGAACttattaaaaaatgaatgcatgctctcgctcctttgtgtgcATCTCATCCTCGCCCAGAAGTGGTAATCCAGATAAATTGAAATCTATATATGACGGTTTTTATAAAGATCtgcaaaatacacccaaatcagACTATAATGCACCCAAAAATATGCAATTTGCATCTTTGCTACAGATTTTAAACGTcattacctgaaagccacttgttgtccacaagaccatACTTCAACAGAAAATCATCCCAATTCTTATCAAATGATTCTTTGGtatgagagttccaaacaactTGGCTAATTTCTTGTTGGATTTCTGTATGTCCATTGTATCCATTTAATTTACTTGGAATCTTCGTTatgatgtgccaaatacaccaaTAGTAAATTATTGTGGGCATACAAGTCTCGATAGCCCTTTGCATTGATGCACATTGATCGGTGAGTATTCCTTTCAGAGCATTTCCTCCCATGCAAGGAAGCCAacattgaaataaccatttgaatgattcaatATCTTCATTTTTCATCAAATCAAATCCAAGAAGTGTTGActgaccgtggtgattcaccccAACAAAAGAACCACAAACCAGATTATACCTGAAATAGATTACCGTAAAACAGAATTATAATCAACAAAAGGCACCCAAATAATGATTCTTTGCACCCAAAAAATGCCAATATACACCTCTGCAGCAGATTCATAAAACAACATAAATTCAGCATCATAAACCAGAACACCAtgttacctgtttgtattgtaggtggtgtCAAATGAAATAACATCTCCAATATACTCACAAGCAACTATGCTCCTTGCATCTGCCCAAAAAGCAAGCTTAATGGACTGATCGTCCTCGAGTTCGAGCTCGAAAAAGAAATtctgattcttctctttcattcttaataaGTATTTCCCGAATTCTTTTGCATCCTCTTGTTCCGAAACATTCCGCACTTCTCTAGTGATGTAATTCCTCACGTCTTTTTCGATAAAATTTAACTCACGGTGACCCCCGGCTATTGCAACaaatgattgaaaagttttgcTAGGTCTGATACCAGCTTCCTCGTTATTCTCTATTGTACGACGCACGGACATGCTTAGTTTCCTGTGCTGTTGGAGCATCTGTGCTTGATCTGGACAGCAAGGATGTGAATGATGCAACACGACCTTCGAAATGATCCAAATACCAACATCCTTCAATAcgtgtatataaattcttgtaGGACAATTTAAACCAGCTGAGGGATTTGTCTTCTAGGTCggagatattttttattttcattttccctctctagtacatgtaatcaattgatTCATAATTTCGTTTTCCTTCTTATTTGTACaccgaactcttgtagaaaaaTCTGCAACCTTTGAATAATCCTTGTAGAATTTTGCAGCATCATCAAGGGTTTTAAAAGTCATCCCAACATTGGGGA is a window encoding:
- the LOC130944467 gene encoding protein FAR1-RELATED SEQUENCE 5-like; its protein translation is MDDSTSDSQVNQSEVDFETKSNEIPEIFGCRSVIFGFDDQFVPNVGMTFKTLDDAAKFYKDYSKDVGIWIISKVVLHHSHPCCPDQAQMLQQHRKLSMSVRRTIENNEEAGIRPSKTFQSFVAIAGGHRELNFIEKDVRNYITREVRNVSEQEDAKEFGKYLLRMKEKNQNFFFELELEDDQSIKLAFWADARSIVACEYIGDVISFDTTYNTNRYNLVCGSFVGVNHHGQSTLLGFDLMKNEDIESFKWLFQCWLPCMGGNALKGILTDQCASMQRAIETCMPTIIYYWCIWHIITKIPSKLNGYNGHTEIQQEISQVVWNSHTKESFDKNWDDFLLKYGLVDNKWLSELEELTAILHRAYDKVMVAMEELKVKRKGTFKPFDAASVVRQNSNQYHGHVMNYQFSKPAAGDSFLGV